The Anaplasma platys genome segment TGCTTTTTGCATATGTTGTGCAGTTGTACATAGGCGATTGACCAATGTTTCTGGCTCTTCATGATCACGGACAAAACGTCGGTAAAAAGTCCTTTGGTATTTCGGACTGTCATTGCTTGGGTCTTCGATCCAAGATAGCTGTTTTGCGCGCGCGTACTCCAGTATTTCTTCGCGCGTGAAATCTAACAGCGGACGGACAATGACAAAATTGTCACGCGTCGAACGTTCATACATTCCTGCTAGGCCGTCTAGGCCGCTGCCACGTTCCAGGTGTAAAAGAACAGTCTCAGCCTGGTCATTTTTCGTGTGTGCGGTTAAAACATGTTGCACGCCATGCGCTAGGCACCATTGGCCAATGAGGCCGTATCGGATTTCTCGGGCCGTGGCCTGAGATTTATTGGTTACACTACGATTTGTTTGCAGGATATGGCACTCCAGCCCCAGTTCAAGTGCCTGTGCTCTGACGAACTCCACCTCTTTTACCGCTTCGGCACGGAAGCCGTGATTAACAGTTAAGATTGTTGGTAATCTAACGGAGCGCGTTTTGTGGCACAGGGCTATTAACAACATCAAAGTCATGCTGTCTATGCCACCGGAAACAGCCACTGCATATGGCTCAGGAGGCACCATGCTGTATAGCTTTTCCAAGGACCTAGATTCAAACGTCACAGCCCACTCAACTCACGGAAAGAGAGGGATTCGAACCCCCGACACATTGCTGTGTACACGCTCTCCAAGCGTGCGCTTTCGACCACTCAGCCATCCTTCCCTGGGCCGCATTCTAACAGAAAAGTCACAATTTGTACAATTTGGGATGCAAAGTTTTGTTCGGCTCTAAGAAAGCTCTTGCCTTCTGTAGAGGCTATGTTAAGTACAACGCACGGTATTTATGGGCTGCGGTTAATACTGCTTATGAAGAAGAGCAAACATGACTTTGGGTGGAGAGCTGCAGTGTTTTTTGTGGGCATGTTTTCCGTCATGCTCGCCGTGTTTTTGTTGGTGCCACTGTCAGTAAACTTGATAGATGGGCATGATTGGAAAAGTTTTGCTGTAGCCGATCTTCTATCGTTAACTGTGGGTTTGGGATGTCTGGTAGGTGGAAAAAAACCCCGCTCGTTTCAGGGTAATGATGCAATATACTTGACATGTATTGTGTGGATCGTCCTGGGGTTTCTTTCTGCCGTTCCGTTTTTTTTATCATCCACGGCAAGGCTCGGTCTGATGGATGCGGTTTTTGAGTCCATGTCTGGGCTTACTACTACCGGCGCTACGGTTATGAGTGAGCTGTATAAAAAGTCTCCGGGCATACTGCTGTGGAGGGCCATGCTCAACGCAATGGGAGGTTTGGGGGTTATCACTATTGGGATTTTTCTTCTGCCGGGGATGAGAATGGTGGGCTTGAAGGGAATATATAGCCCTGAAGCTGTCGGGAGGAAATTCCGTTTTGGCATCTTTAAGACGGTTGCCTGCATTGTGGGTGTGTACCTATCGCTGATGGTGCTATGTATGCTGTCCTACAGGGTAGCTGGAATGTCTACTTTCGACGCGATTTGCCACGCTTTTACCACGGTATCAACGGGCGGTTTTTCCAACTACGACGACTCCATAAAGCACTTTAACAACATTAAAATAGAGATCATTGCTATGGTGTTT includes the following:
- a CDS encoding TrkH family potassium uptake protein, with product MLSTTHGIYGLRLILLMKKSKHDFGWRAAVFFVGMFSVMLAVFLLVPLSVNLIDGHDWKSFAVADLLSLTVGLGCLVGGKKPRSFQGNDAIYLTCIVWIVLGFLSAVPFFLSSTARLGLMDAVFESMSGLTTTGATVMSELYKKSPGILLWRAMLNAMGGLGVITIGIFLLPGMRMVGLKGIYSPEAVGRKFRFGIFKTVACIVGVYLSLMVLCMLSYRVAGMSTFDAICHAFTTVSTGGFSNYDDSIKHFNNIKIEIIAMVFMLAASCPLVAYLQVLLDGKFHSSQYLSYLAVIVLSVIISTISLYSGNTAGLTVWEALRYAAFTIISLSTSTGYSNADYSGWIFISVFGVVLTICGGCSGSTNSGLKIHRLHRLFRFVFEYIRGVMSGAELVSPRNDGKRAEHQEAFVVFVFMSGILCVTCAFIALGGYDFAAVVTSVTAILSNTGIGVGEIVGPAGNFAGFSAGAKVVFCIIMLLGRLEIIPVLIFFYTVLRIGICYGRRIFKVQENA